The following are encoded in a window of Nakamurella sp. A5-74 genomic DNA:
- a CDS encoding DEAD/DEAH box helicase family protein: MTWVTYDPQLVEAIAARLDLRDPNRRALHKVADNLQEGNGREFICDLATGVGKTYLAAGLLEYLAEAGVRNVVMIVPLDVIYEKTIANFTPGTRKYIDGAAWEPVVITAENFKQRVEDMNDPMKLKLFVFKVQTLLKPSDDMRRKMHDLNESMGDALYTHLQGLGDLVVVADEHHVYSGDAEKYGGTIRDLGARAIVGLTATPNKQDVSAGKVIFRYSLAEAIADGLVKIPVIVYREDGTKDTRSQLADACHLRDVKEAAWRAYSHALNKSVVVPVLFIVCEEVKKAEQVAETLRSDFLTESGQVLLITGGSSDQALRALKAVEDATSPVRAVVSVDKLKEGWDVRNIGVIVSFRPLLSATLTEQVLGRGLRLPFGERTSIEAVDTVDIVAHESYRQLLASKKALLEQVLEERASAASELKTTPTAKPIATDDSQGGDEQPAPATDDGTPQTGLTFVFDNQHVGESIDPAVLLLMQEYNTTVGQQEKGAAATMTLVAPVPGAPRILFPRLERQAVPTKFSLKLVTEQQARDLGAKYLSDESVYMKRVALDAERGAGGEVVVGERFLEEERAYVENLTWSVVKKQLEDKVLALGVVESTLTEDQAAGEVMGWFLNGAGVTSDEHAQWSVKRTALATRAIESMIVKAYQLRATTPTWEFNVVEVPVFPPSRPMPSPRLSKWADFAKGMHYEGWQKSIEPVANFDAKTTEFTLSRMLDSSSQIKWWLRIYSNGPVWIEWDGGRYFADFIAIDSNGLHWLIEGKADDDANDESVVAKSRAAKAWVAKVNDVGTHGQWRYLFATETMIKQAYGRWLDLIEGDRA, from the coding sequence ATGACCTGGGTGACGTACGACCCACAGCTCGTAGAGGCCATCGCGGCTCGCCTCGACCTGCGAGACCCCAACCGGCGAGCCCTTCACAAGGTGGCCGATAACCTACAAGAAGGAAACGGTCGGGAGTTCATTTGTGACCTTGCTACTGGCGTAGGCAAGACCTATCTCGCCGCTGGCCTCCTGGAGTATTTGGCCGAGGCCGGCGTGCGGAACGTGGTCATGATCGTGCCGCTGGATGTCATCTACGAAAAGACAATCGCCAACTTCACACCCGGCACACGGAAGTACATCGACGGCGCCGCCTGGGAGCCGGTCGTGATTACCGCTGAGAACTTTAAGCAGCGTGTGGAAGATATGAACGACCCCATGAAGTTGAAGTTGTTTGTCTTTAAGGTGCAGACGTTACTAAAGCCCAGTGACGACATGCGACGCAAGATGCACGATCTAAACGAGAGCATGGGCGACGCGCTGTATACCCACCTGCAGGGGCTGGGCGACCTCGTTGTCGTCGCGGATGAGCACCACGTTTACTCCGGGGATGCCGAGAAGTACGGAGGCACCATCCGTGACCTCGGCGCCCGTGCCATCGTGGGGCTCACTGCCACGCCGAATAAGCAGGATGTTTCGGCGGGAAAGGTCATATTCCGCTACAGCCTCGCTGAGGCCATTGCAGATGGCCTGGTGAAAATCCCCGTAATTGTGTACCGCGAGGACGGCACGAAGGACACACGCTCCCAGCTGGCGGATGCATGTCACCTGCGTGACGTGAAGGAGGCAGCGTGGCGCGCCTACTCACACGCACTAAACAAGTCCGTCGTTGTACCCGTCCTATTCATCGTTTGCGAGGAGGTCAAGAAGGCAGAGCAGGTGGCAGAGACGCTCCGGTCTGACTTCCTCACAGAGTCAGGTCAGGTCCTCCTCATCACGGGCGGGTCGAGCGATCAAGCGCTCCGCGCGTTAAAGGCTGTGGAGGACGCCACCTCGCCAGTCCGTGCGGTGGTCAGTGTGGACAAGCTGAAGGAGGGCTGGGATGTACGAAACATCGGCGTCATCGTAAGCTTCCGCCCCCTGCTGTCCGCCACCCTCACGGAGCAAGTCCTTGGCCGTGGCCTACGTCTGCCCTTCGGTGAGCGCACTTCCATTGAGGCCGTGGACACTGTGGACATCGTTGCCCATGAGTCCTACCGACAGTTGCTCGCCAGCAAGAAGGCCCTGCTGGAACAGGTGCTTGAGGAGCGCGCTAGCGCGGCATCGGAACTCAAGACCACCCCGACAGCCAAGCCCATCGCAACAGACGATAGTCAAGGCGGCGATGAGCAGCCAGCCCCTGCAACAGATGACGGGACTCCGCAGACAGGCCTCACGTTCGTCTTCGACAACCAGCACGTGGGCGAGTCAATCGACCCCGCCGTCCTATTGCTTATGCAGGAGTACAACACCACGGTGGGCCAGCAGGAGAAGGGAGCCGCGGCCACTATGACCTTGGTTGCGCCGGTGCCTGGTGCGCCTCGGATCCTGTTCCCTCGCCTCGAGCGCCAGGCCGTTCCGACGAAGTTCTCGCTCAAGTTGGTCACGGAGCAACAGGCCCGCGACCTCGGTGCTAAGTATTTGTCAGATGAATCGGTGTACATGAAGCGCGTGGCCCTCGACGCAGAGAGAGGAGCCGGCGGCGAGGTTGTGGTTGGTGAGCGTTTCCTCGAGGAGGAGCGGGCATACGTGGAGAATCTCACTTGGTCTGTCGTCAAGAAGCAGCTCGAAGACAAGGTGCTCGCGCTGGGGGTGGTCGAGTCGACGCTGACAGAAGACCAGGCCGCCGGTGAGGTCATGGGTTGGTTCCTCAACGGGGCAGGCGTCACCAGCGATGAGCACGCGCAGTGGAGTGTGAAGCGCACGGCGCTTGCGACACGGGCCATTGAGTCCATGATCGTGAAGGCCTACCAATTGCGGGCGACTACCCCTACTTGGGAATTCAACGTCGTCGAAGTGCCTGTTTTCCCTCCGTCTCGGCCAATGCCGTCGCCGCGGCTCAGCAAGTGGGCTGATTTCGCGAAGGGGATGCATTACGAGGGCTGGCAGAAGAGCATTGAGCCGGTGGCGAACTTTGACGCCAAAACGACCGAGTTCACTCTGTCCCGCATGCTCGACTCCTCCTCGCAGATCAAGTGGTGGCTGCGCATCTACTCCAACGGTCCGGTCTGGATCGAGTGGGACGGGGGCAGGTACTTCGCGGACTTCATCGCCATCGACTCCAATGGGCTCCATTGGCTCATTGAGGGAAAGGCTGACGACGATGCTAACGACGAGAGCGTTGTGGCTAAGAGTCGCGCGGCTAAGGCATGGGTAGCGAAAGTGAACGACGTCGGTACCCACGGGCAGTGGCGTTACCTGTTCGCCACCGAGACCATGATCAAGCAAGCTTACGGGCGTTGGCTGGATCTGATCGAGGGCGATCGCGCGTGA
- a CDS encoding site-specific DNA-methyltransferase, giving the protein MGQQQRLALSWFNKDKALLPLAGGGYEWVERDDTRVTEVRLLRERTSVGAVVADETANLVIQGDAYDALHSLRSIAEYRREYAGQVKLAYIDPPFNTEQIFGEFYDDNFDHSVWLAMFRDRVRLLRELLAANGSIWVHLDDAEVHRARMVLDEEFGIKNFVAEVVWEKADSPNNSASFLSKDQDVVLVYAKDKAVWRPNRLPRSAAFDVIYTNPDGDPRGSWYPGDPFANKTYSRGLYAITGPSGRTFRPPKGRFWRISEEKFWELERDDRIFWGPDQTARPSIKRYLSEVEGLTPRTLWRQKDVGSNRTSKNEMRYLFPDLPSFATPKPERFMQRVLQMATAPGDIVIDCFGGSGTTAAVAHKMGRRWVTVETMASTVSDYILPRLSKVVAGTDEGGITWVKERVPADGVDLPAGVSSEEAKDFQAVLRRVLEPADPSDVQTGAKDVPVFADALDDHSVATGPLDLVVDLPKEMLAALKAAGDDSGLKEEEAAQFRRLMSKLTVKDVNVRKTVQDQLNRATRTRDRRTQLWEGGGGFRVLDVEPAKAIELNGRVFLRENIEALPAYVAAQIGYTLTPKRRGVTAARNRDLLVVVEGLVDAPQIAYVVSLLAEGETVTVAGLAVHPEAQRLLADQRPGSRILKVPADLHRKSKVIR; this is encoded by the coding sequence GTGGGACAGCAGCAGCGACTGGCTCTGAGCTGGTTCAACAAGGATAAAGCGCTTCTGCCGCTCGCTGGAGGAGGCTACGAGTGGGTCGAGCGCGACGACACCAGAGTGACCGAGGTTCGTCTTTTGCGCGAGCGAACTAGCGTCGGGGCAGTAGTAGCGGACGAGACCGCCAACTTGGTCATTCAAGGCGACGCTTACGACGCACTGCACTCACTTCGGTCAATCGCCGAGTACAGGCGCGAGTACGCCGGCCAAGTGAAGTTGGCCTACATTGATCCGCCTTTCAACACCGAGCAGATATTCGGCGAGTTTTATGACGACAACTTCGATCACTCAGTGTGGCTCGCAATGTTTAGGGATCGAGTGAGGCTTCTGCGAGAGTTATTGGCGGCCAATGGCTCAATTTGGGTACACCTGGATGATGCGGAAGTCCATCGTGCGCGAATGGTTCTCGATGAGGAGTTCGGCATCAAGAATTTCGTCGCTGAGGTGGTTTGGGAAAAGGCGGATTCTCCCAACAATAGCGCTTCATTCTTGAGCAAGGATCAGGATGTGGTTCTTGTTTACGCTAAGGACAAGGCAGTTTGGCGGCCAAATCGACTGCCTCGCAGTGCGGCATTCGACGTAATCTACACCAACCCGGATGGCGATCCGCGTGGAAGTTGGTATCCCGGCGACCCGTTTGCAAACAAGACTTACAGTCGTGGCCTTTACGCTATCACTGGCCCGTCTGGGCGCACCTTCCGTCCACCAAAAGGTCGTTTTTGGCGGATCAGCGAGGAGAAGTTTTGGGAACTCGAAAGGGACGACAGGATCTTTTGGGGACCTGACCAGACCGCCCGCCCCAGCATCAAGCGCTATCTGTCTGAGGTAGAAGGATTGACACCTCGCACTCTCTGGCGCCAGAAGGATGTAGGAAGCAATCGAACCTCGAAGAATGAGATGCGTTATCTCTTTCCGGACCTTCCGTCCTTTGCTACACCGAAACCCGAGCGGTTCATGCAGCGGGTACTACAGATGGCCACTGCGCCCGGCGATATCGTCATTGACTGCTTCGGCGGCTCGGGGACAACGGCTGCGGTGGCCCACAAGATGGGCCGCCGCTGGGTGACAGTTGAGACCATGGCGTCCACCGTTAGCGACTATATACTTCCAAGGCTATCCAAGGTGGTAGCTGGCACGGACGAAGGCGGAATTACATGGGTTAAGGAGCGGGTGCCTGCTGATGGTGTCGATCTCCCCGCGGGCGTATCATCTGAGGAAGCCAAGGACTTCCAGGCCGTGCTGAGAAGGGTCTTGGAGCCCGCAGACCCCTCCGATGTCCAAACAGGCGCCAAAGATGTACCCGTCTTCGCGGATGCGCTGGACGATCACTCGGTTGCCACGGGTCCGCTTGATCTCGTTGTTGATCTCCCGAAGGAAATGCTCGCCGCCTTGAAAGCTGCAGGTGACGACAGTGGCCTCAAGGAAGAGGAAGCTGCGCAGTTCCGACGACTCATGAGCAAGTTGACTGTCAAAGACGTTAATGTCAGGAAGACCGTTCAAGATCAACTCAATCGGGCAACAAGGACCCGTGACCGCAGGACACAACTCTGGGAAGGTGGAGGCGGTTTTCGCGTGCTTGACGTGGAACCAGCGAAGGCCATCGAGCTAAACGGGCGCGTGTTCCTACGAGAGAACATCGAGGCTCTGCCTGCCTACGTGGCTGCTCAGATCGGCTATACGCTTACTCCAAAGCGTCGAGGCGTGACGGCCGCAAGGAATCGTGACCTGCTAGTGGTAGTCGAGGGACTTGTAGACGCACCGCAGATCGCGTACGTAGTTAGCCTACTCGCCGAGGGTGAGACAGTGACCGTCGCGGGTCTAGCCGTGCATCCCGAGGCGCAACGCCTCTTGGCAGACCAGCGACCTGGCTCCCGCATTCTCAAGGTCCCGGCGGACCTCCACCGCAAATCGAAGGTGATCCGATGA
- a CDS encoding IS701 family transposase produces MDRVRPRFARYESARHAGALMLGLLSGLDRKNCWTIAEHRGDVSPDGLQHLLSRAKWDADAVRDDLRHYVVEEFGDPDGVLIVDETGDVKKGVHTVGAQRQYTGTAGRIENAQVAVYLTYAAPRGHALIDRALYLPRSWTDDPVRMASAGVPDGVGFATKPALALQMILSAVKAGVPARFVAGDEVYGNDSKLRAALTDTAMGYVLAVACDHRVPTQGGAVRADALTGTLPAQSWQKMSAGAGTKGPRFYSWALIRIPGDQPGLHWLLLHRNDSTDEMAYHRCHSPRPVPLATLVRVAGQRWKIEESFQTAKGQAGLDEHQVRRWCSWHRWSTLAMLAMAFLAVTTAAEKDRQPAPTGLIDLTLNELRKLFDTLTVGAIATREHVLHWSIWRRKHQATARYHHYRRRSEHYKIDLRL; encoded by the coding sequence TTGGACCGCGTCCGGCCGCGGTTCGCGCGGTACGAGTCGGCCCGGCATGCTGGTGCGTTGATGCTCGGGTTGTTGTCCGGTCTGGACCGGAAGAACTGTTGGACGATCGCTGAGCATCGAGGTGATGTTTCCCCGGATGGGTTGCAGCACTTGCTTTCCCGTGCGAAGTGGGATGCTGACGCGGTCCGCGATGATCTGCGCCACTATGTGGTTGAGGAGTTCGGTGACCCGGACGGTGTCCTGATCGTTGATGAAACCGGCGATGTGAAGAAGGGCGTGCACACGGTCGGCGCGCAGCGGCAGTACACCGGAACTGCAGGCCGGATCGAGAACGCTCAGGTCGCGGTGTACCTGACCTACGCGGCCCCTCGCGGGCATGCGTTGATCGATCGGGCGCTGTATCTGCCCAGGTCCTGGACCGATGACCCCGTCCGGATGGCCAGCGCCGGTGTCCCGGATGGTGTCGGGTTCGCGACCAAACCGGCACTGGCCCTGCAGATGATCCTGTCGGCAGTAAAGGCTGGCGTCCCGGCGCGGTTCGTCGCCGGCGACGAGGTGTACGGCAACGACTCCAAACTTCGTGCAGCGCTCACCGACACAGCCATGGGCTACGTGCTGGCCGTCGCGTGTGATCACCGGGTACCGACCCAGGGCGGAGCTGTCCGCGCTGATGCGTTGACCGGGACGCTGCCCGCGCAGTCGTGGCAGAAGATGTCAGCCGGCGCGGGAACCAAGGGTCCGCGGTTCTACTCGTGGGCGCTCATCCGGATACCCGGTGATCAGCCTGGCCTGCACTGGTTGCTGCTGCACCGCAACGATTCCACCGACGAGATGGCCTACCACCGCTGTCACTCACCGCGACCGGTCCCGCTGGCCACCCTGGTCCGGGTCGCAGGGCAACGATGGAAGATCGAAGAATCGTTCCAGACCGCCAAAGGGCAAGCCGGACTCGATGAACACCAGGTCCGGCGGTGGTGTTCCTGGCACCGCTGGAGCACCCTGGCGATGCTCGCGATGGCGTTCCTTGCCGTCACCACCGCTGCCGAGAAAGACCGCCAACCCGCACCAACCGGACTGATCGATCTCACCCTGAACGAGCTGCGAAAACTCTTCGACACCCTCACAGTCGGAGCGATCGCGACCCGCGAGCACGTCCTGCACTGGTCAATCTGGCGACGGAAACACCAAGCCACCGCCCGATACCACCACTATCGCCGCAGATCAGAGCACTACAAGATCGATCTACGGCTGTAG
- a CDS encoding helicase yields MTRQRFSAAAVRDELYPFQQRTVDHVIRRFYGPDSTRRFLVADETGLGKSIVARGVIARAIEKLQDDPSTNRIDVVYICSNVDLARQNLARLNVIGDAPAEASRLTLLAAAKGRIHADDGKWVKPVSVVSFTPGTSLSGGGLGTAEERLLLLEILTEDLEPLDHYGLRAAYRVFRGGVRKLERMEERHRSLKPSWTDLDAEVVAEVRRLARQPFGDGISLIEWLNGLITEHRKASNITDELTAEARWAIGEGRKILSQAGLNALSPDLVILDEFQRFDDLLQADTASGELAEQMFSHPRARVLLLSATPFKAFTLADEQETEDHEQGLFGTLQFLARGGSHHSIGDIKSNLAAFRARVVSGHGGGDELAKTLRSQLLPLMCRTERPADVQRSRVVETVHTAASVNADDLVEYAHLSDLARAVDSEFNVEYWKSSPYFANFMDGYQLHTRTKAEHASLLDTLSKMRTLPTELMTRQQEIDLGNAKLRVLAHQTVGAGWEKLLWVPPSLSYTEPDGPFADAAGMTKKLLFSSWNAAPTAVAALLTYEADRRLAGMAENAGRATRPTARLQYRVVDGRAASMSTLALFWPIPALAKLADPLASARSFGRAAGVDVVRARIRGVVTERLGIAQRESAATASESAYWAAAFAFEATGASTADAGSPANLAAALAPVAGEEDGGSAGALRHVEEVAQLDLSSESSWPPDLAETIADLAAFGPANSAWRALKRLVGPDDTVSDNGLWAAACMIADGIRSLFNRPQAMNLLDGLYGTTLPYWRAVLQYCADGNLQAVLDEYLHQLANDPPGPLTDERLATIADVARSTLSLRRVTFRAFDPATGESDIPLGAGFAMRYGARAGSSDAGHRPQEVRQAFNSPFWPFVLTSTSVGQEGIDFHPWCHSLVHWNIPPNPVDFEQREGRIDRFRGHAVRRNIAADLTQDILRGSPGRHPWDLAFELAETRSEQRDRLYASWLYDGPAKIERTLLQFPFSRDELVLERVRRNLFNYRLAFGQGRQEDFVELASTAGAASFGTYLKP; encoded by the coding sequence ATGACGCGCCAACGGTTCTCCGCAGCAGCGGTCCGCGACGAGCTCTACCCCTTCCAACAGCGCACCGTGGATCACGTCATCCGGCGCTTCTACGGGCCCGATTCCACCCGGCGCTTCCTCGTGGCCGACGAGACCGGTCTCGGCAAGAGCATCGTGGCGCGGGGCGTCATCGCTCGTGCGATAGAGAAGCTGCAGGACGATCCCAGCACGAACCGCATCGACGTCGTCTACATCTGCTCGAACGTCGATCTCGCGCGCCAGAACCTCGCGCGGCTGAACGTCATCGGTGACGCTCCGGCCGAGGCGTCGCGGCTGACCCTTCTCGCAGCCGCCAAGGGCCGTATCCATGCTGACGATGGCAAGTGGGTCAAGCCCGTGAGCGTGGTGTCCTTCACCCCAGGTACTTCACTGTCTGGAGGCGGGCTCGGTACTGCGGAGGAACGACTCTTACTGCTCGAGATCCTGACGGAGGACCTTGAACCGCTTGATCACTACGGCCTACGTGCCGCCTACCGGGTGTTCAGGGGTGGCGTCCGCAAGCTGGAACGGATGGAGGAGCGACACCGGTCTCTGAAGCCCAGCTGGACGGACCTCGACGCCGAGGTGGTGGCCGAGGTTCGTCGTTTGGCGCGCCAGCCTTTCGGCGACGGCATCTCACTGATCGAGTGGCTGAACGGGCTCATCACCGAACATCGCAAGGCATCGAACATCACCGACGAACTCACCGCCGAGGCACGATGGGCGATCGGTGAGGGTCGGAAAATCCTGTCGCAGGCCGGCCTCAACGCCTTGTCTCCGGATCTGGTGATCCTGGACGAGTTCCAGCGCTTCGACGATCTGCTGCAGGCCGACACTGCTAGCGGCGAGCTCGCTGAGCAGATGTTCAGCCATCCGCGGGCGCGGGTGCTGTTGCTCTCGGCCACGCCGTTCAAGGCGTTCACCCTCGCCGATGAGCAGGAGACGGAGGACCACGAGCAGGGGCTGTTCGGCACGCTGCAGTTCTTGGCGCGTGGCGGATCCCATCACTCGATCGGCGACATCAAGTCCAATCTCGCAGCCTTCCGAGCCCGGGTCGTCAGTGGGCATGGTGGCGGTGACGAACTAGCGAAGACATTGCGCTCGCAGCTGCTGCCGCTCATGTGCAGGACCGAGCGCCCCGCTGATGTGCAGCGCTCACGGGTGGTCGAAACCGTCCACACTGCAGCGTCCGTCAATGCAGACGATCTGGTGGAGTACGCCCACCTGTCCGATCTGGCGCGCGCCGTGGACAGCGAGTTCAACGTCGAGTACTGGAAATCCTCGCCGTACTTCGCGAACTTCATGGACGGCTATCAGCTGCACACACGGACCAAGGCCGAGCACGCGTCGCTGCTGGACACGCTCAGCAAGATGCGCACCCTGCCGACCGAGCTGATGACCCGTCAGCAGGAGATCGACCTCGGGAACGCCAAGCTTCGAGTGCTCGCTCATCAGACGGTCGGCGCAGGCTGGGAGAAACTGCTGTGGGTCCCGCCGAGCTTGTCGTACACGGAGCCCGACGGCCCGTTTGCCGACGCTGCCGGGATGACGAAGAAGTTGCTCTTCTCTTCGTGGAACGCCGCCCCGACCGCGGTCGCGGCGTTGCTGACTTACGAAGCAGATCGGCGCCTCGCCGGAATGGCCGAGAACGCCGGCCGGGCAACCCGTCCGACCGCGCGGCTCCAGTACCGCGTTGTCGACGGACGAGCCGCATCGATGTCGACGCTCGCACTGTTTTGGCCCATCCCGGCGCTGGCGAAGCTGGCAGACCCACTCGCCTCCGCTCGCAGTTTCGGACGCGCTGCGGGCGTCGACGTGGTGCGCGCGCGCATCCGTGGGGTCGTCACCGAACGCCTAGGAATAGCTCAGCGAGAATCCGCTGCCACAGCGTCTGAAAGTGCCTACTGGGCAGCTGCTTTCGCCTTCGAAGCGACGGGCGCGAGCACGGCGGATGCAGGGAGCCCCGCCAACCTGGCCGCTGCGCTCGCACCGGTTGCAGGCGAGGAGGACGGCGGATCTGCCGGCGCTCTCCGGCATGTCGAGGAAGTGGCGCAGCTGGATCTGAGCAGCGAGAGCTCATGGCCGCCAGACCTGGCCGAGACAATCGCCGATCTGGCAGCGTTCGGGCCGGCCAACTCGGCGTGGCGGGCGCTGAAAAGACTCGTGGGGCCGGACGACACGGTCTCAGACAACGGCCTGTGGGCTGCCGCTTGCATGATCGCCGACGGGATCCGGTCACTTTTCAACCGGCCCCAGGCGATGAACCTGCTCGATGGTCTCTACGGCACGACTTTGCCGTACTGGCGTGCCGTGCTGCAGTACTGCGCCGACGGCAACCTCCAAGCTGTGCTGGACGAGTATCTCCATCAGCTGGCCAACGACCCGCCTGGTCCGCTCACCGACGAGCGGCTCGCGACGATCGCCGACGTCGCACGATCAACCCTGTCGTTGCGTCGTGTCACCTTCCGAGCGTTTGATCCGGCGACGGGCGAGAGCGACATTCCGCTCGGTGCCGGATTCGCCATGCGGTATGGAGCGCGGGCCGGCTCGTCTGATGCTGGACACCGCCCGCAGGAGGTCAGACAAGCGTTCAACAGCCCGTTCTGGCCGTTCGTCCTGACATCCACGTCCGTGGGCCAGGAGGGCATCGACTTTCACCCGTGGTGCCACAGCCTCGTGCATTGGAACATCCCGCCCAACCCCGTCGACTTCGAGCAGCGCGAAGGCCGCATCGACCGCTTCCGCGGGCACGCGGTCCGCCGCAACATTGCCGCCGACCTGACACAAGACATACTCCGGGGCTCCCCCGGTCGGCATCCCTGGGATCTGGCCTTCGAGCTGGCGGAGACCAGGTCGGAGCAGCGTGATCGGCTGTACGCCTCTTGGCTCTACGACGGACCGGCCAAAATCGAGCGGACGCTGCTCCAGTTCCCGTTCAGCAGGGATGAGCTCGTACTCGAGCGTGTGAGACGAAACTTGTTCAATTACCGGCTAGCGTTCGGACAAGGCCGCCAGGAGGATTTTGTCGAACTGGCGAGCACCGCGGGAGCCGCCTCGTTTGGCACATATCTTAAGCCTTGA
- a CDS encoding phospholipase D family protein, with protein MLAPDDRQLLLSHLQPPPGLRLRHAVGTTFTLDLEAALLAPLAAATRILNDASKRHPIAILEALRSSVDKIDIFFQNGYLAAPAAYAKLNAFLERSLHPVRPPKPGYLFHPKVWMLEFSSLDDDEPMKYRLIVATRNLTSSVSWDVMVALDGEPGTRPLASNRPLAALIRALPGLAHDTLQPERAARIATLAEAVRRINWDQTVGVDELAFHAFGIDGEPVNPDFSGSKGLIISPFVSLRGLERVAADMKTLDVVSRTDQLAQILPADLDALQAQLFVVRPDAGLNPEETGSDPTPDPEDQDQVAATAPGVLLDGLHAKIIVTERASKAHFFTGSLNTTDNAFTGNVEFLLEIVGARKEYGVDAILHKDGMGGILEPFARPDVEPAAADEQDLALDAELSRLTELHLACTLTGARDRIRAEITSAEPVALDAAFTAKLSMAGVNGRSIALLGGEAVAGHIPGLSVEDVTSWAVLTVEDHRSQTRTTLVKMRLIGDDSERLDAVMASQIDSTEKFLALLRLLLAEDADSITQELGADMDGSGFFEFGQMLGQGLFEGLVRGLAAKPEALHTITDLIEQLRKRGAEDVIPPGLLELWPAFLEAGARLEGARS; from the coding sequence GTGCTGGCACCCGATGACCGACAGCTGCTGCTCAGTCATCTGCAGCCGCCGCCCGGACTCCGACTGCGACACGCGGTCGGCACCACCTTCACGCTTGATCTGGAGGCGGCGCTCCTCGCCCCGCTCGCCGCAGCCACCCGAATTCTCAACGACGCCAGCAAACGTCACCCGATCGCGATTCTCGAGGCGCTGCGCTCCAGCGTCGACAAGATCGACATCTTCTTCCAGAACGGGTATCTCGCAGCACCGGCTGCATACGCCAAGTTGAACGCCTTCCTTGAGCGGTCGTTGCACCCGGTCCGACCGCCCAAGCCCGGGTACCTCTTCCACCCAAAGGTGTGGATGCTGGAGTTCAGCAGCCTGGACGACGACGAACCCATGAAGTACCGACTCATCGTGGCCACGCGCAATCTGACCTCGTCAGTGTCGTGGGACGTGATGGTCGCTCTGGACGGCGAACCCGGGACCCGCCCCCTGGCCAGCAACCGTCCGCTCGCAGCTCTGATCCGCGCACTGCCCGGCCTGGCCCACGACACCCTGCAGCCCGAGCGCGCAGCGCGGATCGCGACCCTCGCCGAAGCAGTCAGGCGCATCAACTGGGACCAAACTGTCGGGGTGGACGAGCTGGCCTTCCACGCCTTCGGCATCGACGGCGAGCCGGTGAACCCGGACTTCAGCGGATCGAAGGGCCTGATCATCTCGCCGTTCGTCTCGTTGCGTGGTCTCGAGCGCGTCGCCGCCGACATGAAGACTCTCGACGTCGTTTCTCGCACTGATCAGCTCGCCCAAATCTTGCCCGCCGACCTGGACGCGTTGCAAGCGCAGCTCTTCGTCGTCCGACCTGATGCCGGTCTCAACCCGGAGGAGACCGGCTCCGACCCGACGCCTGATCCGGAAGATCAAGACCAAGTGGCGGCTACAGCGCCTGGCGTCCTGCTGGACGGACTCCACGCGAAGATCATCGTCACCGAGCGCGCAAGCAAGGCGCACTTCTTCACCGGGTCACTCAACACGACCGACAACGCGTTCACCGGGAACGTCGAGTTCCTGCTGGAGATCGTGGGCGCGCGCAAGGAGTACGGGGTCGACGCCATCCTGCACAAGGACGGCATGGGCGGGATCCTGGAGCCTTTCGCCCGACCCGACGTGGAACCCGCCGCAGCAGACGAGCAGGACCTGGCTCTGGATGCAGAGCTCTCGCGACTGACGGAGCTCCATCTCGCCTGCACGCTGACCGGAGCTCGCGACAGGATTCGTGCGGAGATCACCTCGGCAGAGCCGGTCGCCCTGGACGCCGCCTTCACGGCGAAGCTCAGCATGGCGGGGGTGAACGGGCGTTCCATCGCACTGCTCGGCGGCGAGGCAGTGGCTGGTCACATCCCAGGTCTGTCCGTCGAAGACGTGACGTCCTGGGCAGTCCTGACCGTGGAAGATCATCGCTCCCAAACACGGACCACCTTGGTCAAAATGCGGCTGATCGGCGACGACAGCGAACGCCTGGACGCGGTGATGGCCTCCCAGATCGACTCCACCGAGAAGTTCCTGGCCCTCCTGCGGTTGTTGTTGGCTGAGGACGCCGACAGCATCACCCAGGAGCTGGGTGCCGACATGGATGGCAGCGGGTTCTTCGAGTTCGGCCAGATGCTTGGGCAAGGACTGTTCGAAGGTCTGGTTCGCGGGCTTGCCGCGAAACCGGAGGCGTTGCACACCATCACCGATCTCATCGAGCAGCTCAGGAAGCGCGGGGCCGAAGACGTGATTCCTCCCGGCCTGCTGGAGTTGTGGCCGGCCTTCCTCGAGGCCGGCGCACGCTTGGAAGGAGCCCGCTCATGA